From Drosophila subpulchrella strain 33 F10 #4 breed RU33 unplaced genomic scaffold, RU_Dsub_v1.1 Primary Assembly Seq354, whole genome shotgun sequence, the proteins below share one genomic window:
- the LOC119560515 gene encoding putative carbonic anhydrase 3 isoform X2 produces MHFITLTLIVLCSVALSWANEWGYPDLDNNQDEPFPKWGGLCDTGKKQSPINLHVKGALKGLFSPMKFENYDEHQKNLRMVNNGHSIQLSGFDHELTLSGGALTDDFVVEQIHMHWWSEHTINDIRYPLEVHIVHRNTIYPNMTMAANFKDGIVVIGVLFHVSNTPNEAIGSIIKSLGAVKSYDSMNKPVLVADSLAVDDLVPSVESYFTYAGSLTTPTCAEAVTWIVLTETFPVTLEQVDEFKEIEYAEGKQLHNNFRELQSENNRAVVFVEQPEDRSGAAGLTASVSLTLMLILAGQKFLL; encoded by the exons TCCTCTGCTCTGTGGCCCTCAGCTGGGCCAACGAATGGGGCTACCCGGACTTGGACAACAATCAGGATGAGC CCTTTCCAAAATGGGGCGGTCTTTGCGATACTGGAAAGAAGCAGAGCCCCATAAATCTGCATGTCAAGGGGGCCTTGAAGGGCCTGTTTAGTCCTATGAAGTTTGAGAACTACGACGAGCATCAGAAAAATCTGCGAATGGTCAACAATGGACATTCAA TTCAACTATCTGGCTTCGATCACGAACTGACCCTGAGTGGGGGCGCCTTGACCGATGACTTTGTGGTGGAGCAGATCCACATGCACTGGTGGTCGGAGCACACCATCAACGACATCCGGTATCCGCTGGAAGTGCACATCGTGCACCGGAACACCATTTACCCCAACATGACGATGGCGGCCAACTTCAAAGATGGCATTGTGGTCATCGGAGTGCTGTTCCATGTGTCCAACACACCCAACGAGGCCATCGGCAGCATCATCAAGAGTCTGGGAGCCGTGAAAAGCTACGATAGCATGAACAAGCCTGTCCTGGTGGCAGATTCCCTCGCTGTGGATGACCTAGTGCCCAGTGTGGAAAGCTACTTCACCTACGCCGGCTCCTTGACCACACCGACCTGCGCCGAGGCCGTCACCTGGATTGTACTCACCGAGACCTTCCCCGTGACCCTGGAGCAGGTCGATGAGTTCAAGGAGATCGAGTACGCGGAGGGCAAGCAGCTGCACAACAACTTCCGGGAGCTCCAGAGCGAGAACAATCGAGCTGTGGTATTCGTGGAGCAGCCAGAGGATCGATCGGGAGCCGCTGGACTCACGGCATCCGTATCCCTGACCCTAATGCTCATTCTGGCGGGCCAGAAGTTCCTGCTATAG
- the LOC119560274 gene encoding gamma-soluble NSF attachment protein isoform X1: protein MSAPDAKKIAEAEAFLGQVDSAADEYAKAGMYFKAATAYRNAKSLDKSKDCLLKAIDCYMNNKSWFHAAKSCEQIVLLAKETDTLAEVEEYANKACNLYQQHGSPEAAAASMDKAAKMTEYKHPELALEFYKRALAVVLIGDSTHQAAEFASKVSRILVKLKKFEEASKALKKEISLNLQTKSYGQVGRLVVALVLVQLALDDFVDAKKTFKKWGNRCDPQEVKTLETLLQAFDEEDPELAAKMLASPFIRHMDVEYALLSKNIPLPSGVQLEEGGVASAGSLK from the coding sequence ATGAGTGCTCCTGATGCCAAAAAGATTGCCGAGGCTGAGGCCTTTCTGGGACAGGTAGATAGTGCCGCGGATGAGTATGCCAAGGCTGGTATGTATTTCAAGGCAGCAACGGCATACCGCAATGCCAAAAGTTTGGATAAGAGCAAGGATTGTTTATTGAAGGCCATCGACTGTTACATGAACAACAAGTCGTGGTTCCATGCGGCCAAGTCCTGCGAGCAGATTGTCCTGCTGGCCAAAGAAACCGATACACTGGCCGAAGTTGAGGAGTATGCCAATAAGGCTTGCAATCTCTATCAGCAACATGGTTCCCCAGAAGCAGCAGCTGCCTCCATGGATAAGGCCGCCAAGATGACGGAATATAAGCATCCCGAATTGGCACTAGAGTTCTATAAACGGGCCCTGGCCGTCGTCTTGATTGGTGATTCCACCCACCAGGCAGCCGAATTCGCCTCGAAGGTCTCCAGAATATTGGTCAAACTTAAGAAGTTCGAAGAGGCCagtaaagctttaaaaaaggAGATAAGCCTGAATCTACAAACTAAATCCTATGGACAAGTTGGACGTTTAGTCGTTGCTTTGGTACTGGTGCAACTAGCACTCGATGATTTTGTTGATGCCAAAAAGACCTTCAAGAAATGGGGAAACCGTTGTGATCCCCAAGAGGTCAAAACACTGGAAACTCTACTGCAAGCTTTTGATGAGGAGGACCCAGAACTAGCTGCCAAAATGCTAGCATCTCCATTTATCAGACATATGGATGTGGAGTATGCACTTTTATCGAAAAACATTCCATTACCATCAGGTGTTCAACTGGAGGAAGGAGGCGTCGCCAGTGCCGGATccttaaaatag
- the LOC119560274 gene encoding uncharacterized protein LOC119560274 isoform X2: MSMPRLAIDCYMNNKSWFHAAKSCEQIVLLAKETDTLAEVEEYANKACNLYQQHGSPEAAAASMDKAAKMTEYKHPELALEFYKRALAVVLIGDSTHQAAEFASKVSRILVKLKKFEEASKALKKEISLNLQTKSYGQVGRLVVALVLVQLALDDFVDAKKTFKKWGNRCDPQEVKTLETLLQAFDEEDPELAAKMLASPFIRHMDVEYALLSKNIPLPSGVQLEEGGVASAGSLK, from the exons ATGAGTATGCCAAGGCTG GCCATCGACTGTTACATGAACAACAAGTCGTGGTTCCATGCGGCCAAGTCCTGCGAGCAGATTGTCCTGCTGGCCAAAGAAACCGATACACTGGCCGAAGTTGAGGAGTATGCCAATAAGGCTTGCAATCTCTATCAGCAACATGGTTCCCCAGAAGCAGCAGCTGCCTCCATGGATAAGGCCGCCAAGATGACGGAATATAAGCATCCCGAATTGGCACTAGAGTTCTATAAACGGGCCCTGGCCGTCGTCTTGATTGGTGATTCCACCCACCAGGCAGCCGAATTCGCCTCGAAGGTCTCCAGAATATTGGTCAAACTTAAGAAGTTCGAAGAGGCCagtaaagctttaaaaaaggAGATAAGCCTGAATCTACAAACTAAATCCTATGGACAAGTTGGACGTTTAGTCGTTGCTTTGGTACTGGTGCAACTAGCACTCGATGATTTTGTTGATGCCAAAAAGACCTTCAAGAAATGGGGAAACCGTTGTGATCCCCAAGAGGTCAAAACACTGGAAACTCTACTGCAAGCTTTTGATGAGGAGGACCCAGAACTAGCTGCCAAAATGCTAGCATCTCCATTTATCAGACATATGGATGTGGAGTATGCACTTTTATCGAAAAACATTCCATTACCATCAGGTGTTCAACTGGAGGAAGGAGGCGTCGCCAGTGCCGGATccttaaaatag
- the LOC119560515 gene encoding putative carbonic anhydrase 3 isoform X1 produces the protein MDIYLKIHIIVLCSVALSWANEWGYPDLDNNQDEPFPKWGGLCDTGKKQSPINLHVKGALKGLFSPMKFENYDEHQKNLRMVNNGHSIQLSGFDHELTLSGGALTDDFVVEQIHMHWWSEHTINDIRYPLEVHIVHRNTIYPNMTMAANFKDGIVVIGVLFHVSNTPNEAIGSIIKSLGAVKSYDSMNKPVLVADSLAVDDLVPSVESYFTYAGSLTTPTCAEAVTWIVLTETFPVTLEQVDEFKEIEYAEGKQLHNNFRELQSENNRAVVFVEQPEDRSGAAGLTASVSLTLMLILAGQKFLL, from the exons ATggacatttatttaaaaatccaTATTATTG TCCTCTGCTCTGTGGCCCTCAGCTGGGCCAACGAATGGGGCTACCCGGACTTGGACAACAATCAGGATGAGC CCTTTCCAAAATGGGGCGGTCTTTGCGATACTGGAAAGAAGCAGAGCCCCATAAATCTGCATGTCAAGGGGGCCTTGAAGGGCCTGTTTAGTCCTATGAAGTTTGAGAACTACGACGAGCATCAGAAAAATCTGCGAATGGTCAACAATGGACATTCAA TTCAACTATCTGGCTTCGATCACGAACTGACCCTGAGTGGGGGCGCCTTGACCGATGACTTTGTGGTGGAGCAGATCCACATGCACTGGTGGTCGGAGCACACCATCAACGACATCCGGTATCCGCTGGAAGTGCACATCGTGCACCGGAACACCATTTACCCCAACATGACGATGGCGGCCAACTTCAAAGATGGCATTGTGGTCATCGGAGTGCTGTTCCATGTGTCCAACACACCCAACGAGGCCATCGGCAGCATCATCAAGAGTCTGGGAGCCGTGAAAAGCTACGATAGCATGAACAAGCCTGTCCTGGTGGCAGATTCCCTCGCTGTGGATGACCTAGTGCCCAGTGTGGAAAGCTACTTCACCTACGCCGGCTCCTTGACCACACCGACCTGCGCCGAGGCCGTCACCTGGATTGTACTCACCGAGACCTTCCCCGTGACCCTGGAGCAGGTCGATGAGTTCAAGGAGATCGAGTACGCGGAGGGCAAGCAGCTGCACAACAACTTCCGGGAGCTCCAGAGCGAGAACAATCGAGCTGTGGTATTCGTGGAGCAGCCAGAGGATCGATCGGGAGCCGCTGGACTCACGGCATCCGTATCCCTGACCCTAATGCTCATTCTGGCGGGCCAGAAGTTCCTGCTATAG